Proteins encoded in a region of the Ancylobacter sp. SL191 genome:
- a CDS encoding HAD family hydrolase — MSEARMLRAILFDKDGTLLDYEKTWGGINRAAAALAGAGDPDLAARLLDLGGVDRSSGRTRADSLLAAGNTREIAQAWVAAGSPHEVGALTRQLDDLFTQSAALAVPVTDLAALFGRLTARGLVLGIASSDSEAAILATLRTFRIEAHVRVVIGYDSGFGSKPGPGMVLGFSALTGIAPTEIAVVGDNLHDMEMARAAGAGWRIGVLTGTGSQASLASAADLCLPSIAALESDFLPAPVA; from the coding sequence ATGAGCGAGGCGCGTATGCTGCGGGCCATCCTGTTCGACAAGGACGGGACGCTGCTCGACTATGAAAAGACCTGGGGCGGCATCAACCGCGCCGCCGCCGCGCTCGCCGGGGCGGGCGATCCCGATCTCGCCGCGCGGCTGCTCGATCTCGGCGGCGTCGACCGGTCGAGCGGGCGCACGCGGGCCGACAGCCTGCTCGCGGCCGGCAATACCCGCGAGATCGCGCAGGCCTGGGTGGCGGCCGGCAGCCCGCATGAGGTGGGGGCGTTGACCCGCCAGCTCGACGATCTGTTCACCCAGTCGGCCGCCCTTGCCGTGCCGGTGACCGACCTTGCCGCGCTGTTCGGCCGGCTGACCGCGCGCGGGCTGGTGCTCGGCATCGCCAGCAGCGACAGCGAGGCCGCCATTCTCGCCACGCTGCGCACCTTCCGCATTGAGGCCCATGTGCGGGTGGTGATCGGCTATGACAGCGGCTTCGGCAGCAAGCCGGGGCCCGGCATGGTGCTGGGCTTTTCCGCCCTGACCGGCATCGCCCCGACGGAGATCGCGGTGGTCGGCGACAATCTGCACGACATGGAAATGGCTCGCGCCGCCGGGGCGGGCTGGCGCATCGGCGTGCTCACCGGCACGGGGAGCCAAGCGAGCCTCGCGAGCGCCGCCGATCTGTGCCTGCCGAGCATCGCCGCGCTGGAGAGCGACTTCCTGCCCGCGCCCGTGGCGTGA
- a CDS encoding sensor histidine kinase: MSAEKPSRADPEALLAAAEREARGQLRIFLGAAPGVGKTYAMLNAARAARAGGRDVVAGIVETHGRAETQALVEGLEILPRKGIAYRGRLVPEFDLDAALARRPSLLLVDEYAHSNVEGSRHPKRWQDVQDLLAAGIDVWTTLNIQHVESLNDVVQRITGVRVRETVPDRALEKADEIILVDLPSDELIKRLADGKVYVEDTATRAVQSFFKPSNLTALRELALRRVAARVDSDLVERMQGSAIAGPWAAGERLLVCVGPDSAAERVVREAKRLADLLDARWFAVTVERPGHVLPTHERARLDAGMRLAETLGAETRALVANDIPGEVLRVARFENVTQIIVGKARRRWLLPLRRSLADALVRASDGIAVHVVTAESRDAAPDWLKRLPPVGPVLGYVTATLGVAAATVLGLFLTRFVTLPNVSMLYLLAVLLPALLHGVWPAILASGLSFLAYNFFFIDPVDTFTVARPHELLALLIFLIVAIIISAIAGRAREQARLAARRMRATRRLYDFTRKLSALPDEAKVAEAATVELHATLGRASVILVGRDTGLAIAAAWPPEDRLDTASMTAAAWAYERGEPAGAGTGTLPTAPWLFRPLGGTDGSPAGSSRIGVIGIEQDSAAPPLDTESEGLLGTLAEQTAAALLRTRLSAEVTRVRTAAETERVRNILLASISHDFRTPLASILGAATSLLDYGPDIPAEARQDLLAQMRDEAENLDLMVRNLLSMTRLEAGALDMRRDWVDVVELMNRAVAAVKKRGATQRFVVTAAPDLPLIEADPNLMDQALGNVVANAVRYAGPTARVGLSATVIEGQMVIAVTDDGPGIPAETLPHVFEKFVRAPRGAGDGGDGSGLGLAITRGVVEAHGGSVSARSPAPGQRNGTRIALRLPLPAQAAQEAGAEEPS, encoded by the coding sequence ATGAGCGCGGAAAAACCCTCCCGCGCCGACCCGGAAGCCCTGCTGGCCGCCGCCGAACGCGAGGCGCGCGGCCAGCTGCGCATCTTCCTCGGCGCCGCGCCGGGGGTCGGCAAGACCTATGCGATGCTGAACGCCGCCCGCGCCGCCCGCGCGGGCGGCCGCGACGTTGTGGCGGGCATCGTCGAGACCCATGGACGGGCGGAGACGCAGGCGCTGGTCGAGGGGCTGGAGATCCTCCCGCGCAAGGGCATCGCCTATCGCGGCCGGCTGGTGCCGGAATTCGATCTCGATGCCGCTCTCGCCCGCCGCCCCTCGCTGCTGCTGGTCGACGAATACGCCCATTCCAATGTCGAGGGCTCGCGCCACCCCAAGCGCTGGCAGGACGTGCAGGATCTGCTCGCCGCCGGCATCGATGTGTGGACCACGCTCAACATCCAGCATGTGGAGAGCCTGAACGACGTGGTCCAGCGCATCACCGGTGTGCGGGTGCGCGAGACCGTGCCGGACCGGGCGCTGGAGAAGGCGGACGAGATCATCCTCGTCGATCTACCCTCGGACGAGCTCATCAAGCGCCTCGCCGACGGCAAGGTCTATGTCGAGGACACCGCCACCCGCGCGGTGCAGAGCTTCTTCAAGCCGAGCAACCTCACCGCCCTGCGCGAGCTGGCGCTGCGCCGCGTCGCCGCCCGCGTCGACAGCGATCTCGTCGAGCGCATGCAGGGTTCGGCGATTGCCGGGCCGTGGGCGGCCGGCGAGCGGCTGCTGGTCTGCGTCGGGCCGGACAGCGCGGCCGAGCGGGTGGTGCGCGAGGCCAAACGTCTCGCCGACCTGCTCGACGCGCGCTGGTTCGCCGTCACAGTGGAACGGCCCGGCCATGTGCTGCCGACCCATGAGCGCGCGCGGCTCGACGCCGGCATGCGGCTCGCCGAGACGCTGGGGGCGGAGACGCGGGCGCTGGTCGCCAACGACATTCCCGGCGAGGTGCTGCGTGTCGCTCGCTTCGAGAACGTCACCCAGATCATCGTCGGCAAGGCGCGCCGGCGCTGGCTGCTGCCGCTGCGGCGCTCGCTGGCCGATGCGCTGGTGCGGGCGAGCGACGGCATCGCCGTGCATGTGGTCACCGCCGAGAGCCGCGATGCCGCACCCGACTGGCTGAAGCGCCTGCCGCCCGTCGGCCCGGTTCTCGGCTACGTCACCGCCACGCTCGGCGTCGCCGCCGCCACCGTGCTCGGCCTGTTCTTGACACGCTTCGTCACGCTGCCCAACGTGTCGATGCTCTATTTGCTCGCCGTGCTGCTGCCGGCGCTGCTGCATGGCGTCTGGCCGGCGATTCTTGCCTCGGGCCTGTCCTTCCTCGCCTATAATTTTTTCTTCATCGACCCGGTCGACACCTTCACCGTGGCGCGCCCGCATGAGCTGCTGGCGCTGCTGATCTTCCTCATCGTCGCCATCATCATCTCCGCCATCGCCGGCCGCGCGCGCGAGCAGGCGCGCCTTGCCGCCCGGCGGATGCGGGCAACACGGCGGCTCTATGATTTCACCCGCAAGCTCTCCGCCCTGCCGGACGAGGCGAAGGTGGCGGAGGCCGCGACGGTGGAGCTGCACGCCACGCTCGGGCGCGCCAGCGTCATTCTGGTCGGGCGCGACACCGGCCTCGCCATTGCCGCCGCCTGGCCGCCGGAAGACCGGCTCGACACCGCCTCCATGACCGCCGCCGCCTGGGCCTATGAGCGCGGCGAGCCCGCGGGCGCGGGCACCGGCACGTTGCCGACCGCGCCCTGGCTGTTCCGCCCGCTCGGCGGCACGGATGGCAGCCCGGCCGGCAGCTCGCGCATCGGCGTCATCGGCATCGAGCAGGACAGCGCCGCCCCGCCGCTCGACACGGAGAGCGAGGGTCTGCTGGGCACCCTGGCCGAACAGACCGCCGCCGCGCTGCTGCGCACGCGCCTGTCGGCAGAAGTCACGCGGGTGCGGACGGCGGCGGAGACCGAGCGGGTGCGCAACATCCTGCTCGCCTCGATCAGTCATGATTTCCGCACGCCGCTCGCCTCCATCCTCGGCGCCGCCACCAGCCTGCTCGACTACGGCCCGGACATTCCCGCCGAGGCCCGGCAGGATCTTCTGGCGCAGATGCGCGACGAGGCGGAAAATCTCGACCTCATGGTGCGCAACCTGCTCTCCATGACGCGGCTGGAAGCCGGCGCGCTCGACATGAGGCGGGACTGGGTGGATGTGGTGGAGCTGATGAACCGGGCGGTGGCGGCGGTGAAGAAGCGCGGGGCGACGCAGCGTTTCGTCGTCACCGCCGCGCCCGACCTGCCGCTCATCGAGGCCGACCCGAACCTGATGGACCAGGCGCTCGGCAATGTCGTCGCCAATGCGGTGCGCTATGCCGGGCCGACCGCCCGCGTCGGCCTCTCCGCGACCGTCATCGAGGGTCAGATGGTCATCGCCGTCACCGATGACGGGCCGGGCATCCCCGCCGAGACGCTGCCGCATGTGTTCGAGAAGTTCGTGCGCGCCCCGCGCGGGGCCGGCGATGGTGGCGACGGCTCGGGGCTGGGCCTTGCCATCACCCGCGGCGTGGTCGAGGCGCATGGCGGCTCGGTCTCCGCCCGCAGCCCGGCGCCCGGCCAGCGCAACGGCACGCGCATCGCGCTGCGCCTGCCGCTGCCGGCACAGGCGGCGCAGGAGGCGGGAGCGGAGGAGCCGTCATGA
- a CDS encoding DeoR/GlpR family DNA-binding transcription regulator — MNISPPAPRPGVPEPVAGDKKSRRQNAVLLLLEQVGYASVEQLAERFGITTQTVRRDIAELSAAGKVRRYHGGAAISMAAIDAVTYRQRRVERVEAKRRIAARVAELIPDGASLFLDTGTTCETVAEALVARSNLKVVTYSLRAATLLADRTDFTIAVPGGFVRNVDGSVFGEGAVDFIRRFRFDVAIIAVSGVESDGRLSDDDHNEVAVVRAAMKLARSIILTADSSKFDRTALVELGNVADVSAFVTDAQPGGALTALMAQAGVELHIS; from the coding sequence ATGAACATCTCTCCACCTGCCCCCCGGCCCGGCGTTCCCGAGCCGGTGGCCGGCGACAAGAAGAGCCGCCGGCAGAACGCGGTGCTGCTGCTGCTGGAGCAGGTCGGCTACGCCTCGGTGGAGCAGCTCGCCGAGCGTTTCGGCATCACCACCCAGACCGTGCGGCGCGACATCGCCGAGCTCTCTGCTGCCGGCAAGGTGCGCCGCTATCATGGCGGCGCCGCCATCTCGATGGCCGCCATCGACGCGGTGACCTACCGCCAGCGCCGGGTCGAGCGCGTCGAGGCCAAGCGCCGCATCGCCGCCCGCGTCGCCGAGCTGATCCCGGACGGCGCCTCGCTGTTCCTCGACACCGGCACGACCTGCGAGACGGTGGCGGAGGCGCTGGTGGCGCGCTCCAACCTCAAGGTCGTCACCTACAGCCTGCGCGCGGCGACGCTGCTGGCGGATCGCACCGATTTCACCATCGCCGTGCCCGGCGGCTTCGTGCGCAATGTCGATGGCAGCGTGTTCGGCGAGGGCGCGGTGGACTTCATCCGCCGCTTCCGCTTCGACGTGGCGATCATCGCCGTCTCCGGCGTGGAATCGGACGGGCGGCTCTCCGATGACGACCATAACGAGGTCGCGGTGGTGCGGGCGGCGATGAAGCTGGCGCGTTCGATCATCCTCACCGCCGACAGCAGCAAGTTCGACCGCACGGCGCTGGTGGAGCTGGGCAATGTGGCCGATGTCTCGGCCTTCGTGACCGATGCACAGCCCGGCGGCGCGCTCACCGCGCTGATGGCGCAGGCGGGCGTGGAACTGCACATATCCTGA
- a CDS encoding response regulator: MSAGTVLVVDDEPAIHRFMAPALAANGYEALRAEDGMQALAQVANRRPDAVILDLGLPDMDGKEVIRRLREWSAVPILVLSARDREAEKIEALDLGADDFINKPFSMGELMARLRAALRHRMQEKGETPVLRLGAVEIDIPRHRVTREGAEVKLTPKEFDLLAFLARHGGKVATHRHILRAVWGPAHEHDTQYLRVYVGQLRAKIEDDPTNPALIVTEPGVGYRMGG, encoded by the coding sequence ATGAGCGCGGGCACGGTTCTGGTGGTCGATGACGAACCGGCGATCCACCGCTTCATGGCGCCAGCACTCGCCGCGAACGGCTATGAGGCGTTGCGGGCGGAGGACGGGATGCAGGCCCTCGCCCAGGTCGCCAATCGCCGGCCGGACGCGGTGATCCTCGATCTCGGCCTGCCGGACATGGACGGCAAGGAGGTGATCCGCCGCCTGCGCGAATGGTCGGCGGTACCCATCCTCGTGCTCTCCGCCCGCGACCGCGAGGCCGAGAAGATCGAGGCGCTGGACCTCGGCGCCGACGACTTCATCAACAAGCCCTTCAGCATGGGCGAGCTGATGGCCCGGCTGCGCGCGGCGCTGCGCCACCGCATGCAGGAGAAGGGCGAGACGCCGGTGCTGCGGCTCGGCGCGGTCGAGATCGACATTCCCCGCCACCGCGTCACCCGCGAGGGGGCGGAGGTGAAGCTGACGCCGAAGGAGTTCGACCTCCTCGCTTTCCTTGCCCGCCATGGCGGCAAGGTCGCCACCCACCGCCACATCTTGCGCGCGGTGTGGGGCCCGGCGCATGAGCACGACACGCAATATCTGCGGGTCTATGTCGGCCAGCTCCGCGCCAAGATCGAGGACGACCCGACCAATCCCGCGCTGATCGTCACCGAGCCGGGCGTCGGTTACCGCATGGGCGGGTAA
- the kdpC gene encoding potassium-transporting ATPase subunit KdpC, which translates to MLTHLRPALTLLIAFTLLTGIAYPLAMTEAAQALFPSESRGSLITRDGTVVGSSLIGQGFAGATYFHPRPSAAGNGYDASASSGTNLGPTSAKLAERLKTDADALRAAGLTGPIPADAVTTSGSGLDPHISPAYALAQVPRVAAARKVEPALVRDLVNAHIEGPQFGVFGDPRVNVLALNLALDASAPAPRPQ; encoded by the coding sequence ATGCTAACCCATCTTCGCCCGGCACTGACGCTGCTCATCGCCTTCACCCTCCTCACCGGCATCGCCTACCCGCTCGCCATGACCGAGGCTGCGCAGGCGCTGTTCCCCAGCGAGTCGCGCGGCTCGCTCATCACCCGCGACGGCACCGTGGTCGGCTCGTCACTGATCGGCCAGGGTTTCGCCGGCGCGACCTATTTCCACCCGCGCCCCTCGGCGGCGGGCAACGGCTATGACGCCTCGGCCTCTTCCGGCACCAATCTGGGGCCGACCAGCGCCAAGCTGGCCGAGCGGCTGAAGACGGATGCCGACGCGCTGCGCGCGGCCGGCCTCACCGGCCCGATCCCGGCCGATGCCGTCACCACCTCGGGCAGCGGGCTCGATCCGCACATCTCCCCGGCCTATGCGCTGGCGCAGGTGCCGCGCGTCGCCGCCGCCCGCAAGGTGGAGCCGGCGCTTGTCCGCGATCTCGTGAACGCGCACATAGAGGGACCGCAGTTCGGAGTGTTCGGTGATCCGCGCGTCAACGTTCTCGCCCTCAATCTGGCGCTCGATGCCAGCGCCCCGGCGCCGCGCCCGCAATAG
- a CDS encoding ABC transporter permease subunit encodes MSVMSDAYPAAGRRRWFTDARVSRLLTAAVALPLALFFLLPLLSILLRSFDTAAGFGLGNFAATLSTARFWELVRNSVAMSALATVLAVSLAYLYAYGIQRTQVPGKSVLRIIALMPLFAPSLVQAQGLILLLGRNGALNRFFDAGIEIYGFWGTAIANLLYAFPYAFLILSAALAIADGRLYESATVMGAGPLRIFRTVTLPATRFGLAAAGFVVFTLVMTDFGNPMVIGGDFNVLATEIYNQVIGQAQFGLGAVIGVVLLVPAVIAKVLEKRLTRAQHALLTAQSVPLVIRPSWRRDLGFGVYLYTVAALMLSVVGVVIFASFVRLWPYNMQLTLKHYQFDVQNGIAPLWNSIAVALATALLGVLLAGAAAIVVNKFRNSFTGALSLLAVLPSAVPGMVLGLGYVLTFNNPMNPLNLLYGGFALIIILNVYYNHSQAFLISSTSLGQIGGSFDEASTMLGAGVLRTLWKVTLPLIWPTLLGIGVFYFMRAMVSLSAVIFLITPSTQVAAVSVLQLTDRGAVNQAAAFSVCIMAVVVACLLLVRLVLVLAGVRNVTLIR; translated from the coding sequence ATGAGCGTGATGTCGGACGCCTATCCTGCCGCCGGTCGCCGCCGCTGGTTCACCGATGCGCGGGTCTCGCGCCTGCTCACGGCGGCGGTCGCCCTTCCGCTCGCTTTGTTCTTTCTGCTGCCGCTGCTGTCGATCCTGCTGCGCAGTTTCGACACGGCAGCGGGCTTCGGCCTCGGCAATTTCGCCGCGACGCTGTCCACCGCGCGGTTCTGGGAGCTGGTGCGCAACAGCGTCGCCATGTCGGCGCTCGCCACCGTGCTCGCCGTGTCGCTGGCCTATCTCTACGCCTATGGCATCCAGCGCACCCAGGTGCCCGGCAAGAGCGTGCTGCGCATCATCGCGCTGATGCCGCTCTTCGCGCCGTCGCTGGTGCAGGCGCAGGGGCTCATATTGCTGCTCGGCCGCAATGGCGCGCTGAACCGCTTCTTCGATGCGGGAATCGAGATCTACGGCTTCTGGGGCACGGCGATCGCCAACCTGCTCTACGCCTTCCCCTATGCCTTCCTCATTCTCTCCGCCGCCCTCGCCATCGCCGATGGCCGGCTCTATGAGAGCGCCACCGTGATGGGGGCCGGGCCGCTGCGCATCTTCCGTACGGTGACGCTGCCGGCGACCCGCTTCGGCCTCGCGGCGGCCGGTTTCGTCGTCTTCACGCTGGTGATGACCGACTTCGGCAATCCGATGGTGATCGGCGGCGATTTCAACGTGCTCGCCACCGAGATCTACAACCAGGTGATCGGCCAGGCGCAGTTCGGGCTGGGCGCGGTGATCGGCGTGGTGCTGCTGGTGCCGGCGGTGATCGCCAAGGTGCTGGAAAAGCGCCTGACCCGCGCCCAGCACGCGCTGCTGACCGCGCAATCGGTGCCGCTGGTGATACGCCCGAGCTGGCGGCGCGACCTCGGCTTCGGCGTCTATCTCTACACCGTGGCCGCGCTGATGCTGTCCGTGGTCGGCGTGGTGATCTTCGCCAGCTTCGTGCGGCTGTGGCCGTACAACATGCAGCTCACGCTGAAGCACTACCAGTTCGACGTGCAGAACGGCATCGCGCCCTTGTGGAACAGCATCGCCGTGGCGCTGGCGACGGCCCTGCTCGGCGTGCTGCTGGCGGGCGCGGCGGCCATTGTCGTCAACAAGTTCCGCAATTCCTTCACCGGCGCGCTGTCGCTGCTGGCGGTGCTGCCCTCGGCGGTGCCGGGCATGGTGCTCGGCCTGGGCTATGTGCTGACCTTCAACAACCCGATGAACCCGCTGAACCTGCTCTATGGCGGCTTCGCGCTGATCATCATCCTCAACGTCTATTACAACCACAGCCAGGCCTTCCTCATCAGCTCCACCAGCCTCGGGCAGATTGGCGGCAGCTTCGACGAGGCCTCGACCATGCTCGGCGCGGGGGTGCTGCGCACGCTGTGGAAGGTGACGCTGCCGCTGATCTGGCCGACGCTGCTGGGCATCGGCGTGTTCTATTTCATGCGCGCCATGGTCTCGCTCTCGGCGGTGATCTTCCTCATCACCCCCTCGACGCAGGTGGCGGCGGTCTCCGTGCTCCAGCTCACCGATCGCGGCGCGGTGAACCAGGCGGCGGCCTTCTCGGTCTGCATCATGGCGGTGGTGGTGGCCTGCCTGCTGCTGGTGCGGCTGGTGCTCGTGCTGGCAGGCGTGCGCAACGTGACGCTGATCCGATGA
- a CDS encoding ABC transporter ATP-binding protein — protein MSLAIREVSKRFAGVTALDRVSLDVPNGTFVCFLGPSGCGKTTLLRVIAGLESADSGEIRLNGTDLIHTPAKDRNFGIVFQSYSLFPNMSAARNVAYGLECRRWPKAEIGPRVDAMLKLVHLAEHAPKLPSQLSGGQQQRVALARAMAPDPGLLLLDEPLSALDAKVREELRVEIRAVQRRLGITTIMVTHDQEEALAMGDLVVVMSRGVIEQAGAPRELYDNPATPFVASFIGGMNILEVTPGSEGRPVFAEVPLVVANSATGAARSVGLRPEQVVIGGPEARGENIVPGRILDVAFLGNLTRVSVETPAGGAPVIAELHGRSRVPAAGQAVTLHLPADALRVLA, from the coding sequence ATGAGTCTCGCGATCCGGGAGGTGTCGAAACGGTTCGCGGGGGTCACGGCCCTCGACCGTGTCTCCCTCGACGTGCCGAACGGCACCTTCGTCTGCTTCCTCGGCCCCTCCGGCTGCGGCAAGACCACGCTTCTGCGGGTCATTGCCGGGCTGGAGAGCGCCGATAGCGGCGAGATCCGCCTCAACGGGACGGATCTCATCCACACACCCGCCAAGGACCGGAATTTCGGCATCGTCTTCCAGTCCTACTCGCTGTTCCCCAATATGAGCGCGGCGCGCAACGTGGCCTATGGCCTCGAATGCCGCCGCTGGCCCAAGGCCGAGATCGGCCCGCGCGTCGATGCCATGCTCAAGCTGGTGCATCTGGCCGAGCACGCGCCGAAGCTGCCCTCGCAGCTCTCCGGCGGCCAGCAGCAGCGCGTGGCGCTCGCCCGCGCCATGGCGCCCGATCCGGGCCTCCTGCTGCTCGACGAGCCGCTCTCGGCGCTCGACGCCAAGGTGCGCGAGGAATTGCGGGTGGAGATCCGCGCCGTGCAGCGGCGGCTCGGCATCACCACCATCATGGTGACGCATGACCAGGAGGAGGCGCTCGCCATGGGCGACCTCGTCGTGGTGATGAGCCGGGGCGTGATCGAGCAGGCCGGCGCGCCGCGCGAGCTCTACGACAACCCGGCGACGCCCTTCGTCGCCAGCTTCATCGGCGGCATGAACATTCTCGAGGTGACACCGGGGAGCGAAGGCCGCCCGGTCTTCGCCGAGGTGCCGCTGGTCGTCGCCAACTCTGCCACCGGCGCCGCGCGCAGCGTCGGCCTTCGGCCCGAGCAGGTGGTGATCGGCGGGCCGGAGGCGCGCGGCGAGAACATCGTGCCCGGCCGCATCCTCGATGTCGCCTTCCTCGGCAATCTTACGCGGGTCTCCGTCGAAACCCCCGCCGGCGGCGCGCCGGTGATCGCCGAGCTGCATGGCCGCTCGCGCGTGCCGGCGGCCGGCCAGGCGGTGACGCTGCATCTGCCGGCCGATGCGCTGCGGGTGCTGGCATGA
- a CDS encoding ABC transporter substrate-binding protein, giving the protein MLTMKAGRALLTAAALTMLGGIASAETITVYTAYEEDEAAAFLAEAKKSLPDLDVKMLRMSTGDLAARIIAESGNPQHDVLWGFAVTSMVDPRIAATLEPYKPKGVEAIAERFRDKDGKWFAVTGYMAAFCVNKDRLAAKGLPMPTSWADLTDPKFKGEVVMPNPASSGTGYIQVDSLLQMMGEEKGWAFLEKLDKNVAQYIKSGSKPCNAASAGEYAVGASFELRAIKNIEEGYPIAMVIASEGAGNELEANALIAASKHKDAAKRFLDWTVSKNAADSYYKWKAIVTVPGGTMPERFIKAGLPADVSKVLFPVDFAAAASERARIIETWQKKFER; this is encoded by the coding sequence ATGCTGACGATGAAGGCCGGGCGTGCGCTGCTGACGGCAGCCGCTCTCACCATGCTGGGGGGCATCGCCTCCGCCGAGACGATCACGGTGTACACCGCCTATGAGGAGGACGAGGCCGCGGCCTTCCTTGCCGAGGCGAAGAAGTCGCTGCCGGACCTCGACGTGAAGATGCTGCGCATGTCCACCGGCGACCTCGCCGCGCGCATCATCGCCGAATCCGGCAACCCGCAGCATGACGTGCTCTGGGGCTTCGCCGTCACCTCAATGGTTGATCCGCGCATTGCCGCGACGCTCGAGCCCTACAAGCCGAAGGGCGTCGAGGCGATCGCCGAGCGGTTCCGCGACAAGGACGGCAAGTGGTTCGCCGTCACCGGCTACATGGCCGCCTTCTGCGTCAACAAGGACCGCCTCGCCGCCAAGGGCCTGCCCATGCCGACCTCCTGGGCCGACCTCACCGACCCGAAGTTCAAGGGCGAGGTGGTGATGCCGAACCCGGCCAGCTCCGGCACCGGCTATATCCAGGTCGACTCGCTGCTGCAGATGATGGGCGAGGAGAAGGGCTGGGCCTTCCTCGAAAAGCTCGACAAGAACGTCGCGCAGTACATCAAGTCCGGTTCCAAGCCCTGCAACGCCGCCTCGGCCGGCGAATATGCGGTGGGCGCTTCCTTCGAGCTGCGCGCCATCAAGAACATCGAGGAAGGCTACCCGATCGCCATGGTGATCGCCTCGGAAGGCGCCGGCAACGAGCTGGAGGCCAATGCGCTGATCGCCGCCTCCAAGCACAAGGACGCCGCCAAGCGCTTCCTCGACTGGACGGTGAGCAAGAACGCCGCCGATTCCTACTACAAGTGGAAGGCCATCGTGACCGTGCCCGGCGGCACCATGCCGGAGCGCTTCATCAAGGCCGGCCTGCCGGCGGATGTCTCCAAGGTGCTGTTCCCGGTCGATTTCGCGGCCGCGGCCAGCGAGCGGGCGCGCATCATCGAGACCTGGCAGAAGAAGTTCGAGCGCTGA